The sequence CTTTATACCAACTTTAGGCATTTAACTCGAGAAAGGGGGCTCTGATGGAAGAAAAATGGATTGCTGGAACACCCAGATTATGGAGGGATATCCCAGTGATTATACCTTTCTGTCCTGGTTGTCAGCATGGTACTGCTGTGAAGGCACTATGTGAAGTAATAGATGAATTGGATATGGAGGGAAATTCGGTTTTAGTAGTTGGTGTGGGCTGCTATACAATGGCATCTGTATTGGTAAACGCGGATTCAATAATGGTTGCCCACGGCAGGCCATGCGATGTGGCATCCGCTATGAAACGTATCCTCGGCAAGGATACCATAGTCATAACCTGGCAGGGAGACGGGGATGCCCTGGCTATAGGTTGCGAGCCAACGATACATGCAGCAGCCAGAAGTGAAAAGATAACCACTTTTATGATCAATAACGGTAACTATGGAACCACCGGTGGACAATTGGCTCCTACCACAGTAATGGGGCAGGTAACTACTACAACACCCTTTGGAAGGAACCAAGACCAGGGATACCCAATACAGGCAACCGAATTCATAGGTAGTTTAAAAGGGGTAGCCTATTCTGCCAGGGGTGCATTTACCAGCCCAGCCAATTATAAAAAAACTAAAAAATATATGAAAAAGGCTCTGGAGAAGCAGAGGGATGGTGTAGGATATAGCTTTGTAGAGATACTTTCTACCTGTCCTGCCAACTGGCACCTATCCCCTAAAGAGAGCTTAAAGAGAATCGAGGAGGAAGTAATACCCGAATTCCCTCTGGGGGAATTCAAAGACGTTGACAAGATTGAATAGGAGGCTTTATGAAAGAAGCGCTATCCAAAAGACACGATGTAATAATAGCCGGAATCGGCGGAACGGGATCAATGATAATAGGGCAGATTCTGGCATCTGCGGCTGTCTCAGAATACAGATATGTACTGTGGAACCCCAGTATGACCACTGCAAGAAGAGGAGCCCCTGCTGATTGTACAGTTATTCTCTCCGATGATGAGATTGCTTCACCTCTCCTTTTTGGAGCACAGACCATAGTTATGACAGAATCGTCTCGCCTGAAGGTCTTTGAGGACAGGGTACTGCCCGATGGCTTGATTATTATGGAGAGCGTCGGGAAAAATGGGAGTCTGGAAAGAAGCGACATCAAGGTATTAGAAATACCTGGCATTGAAACCGCTGCAAGACTGGGCAATGCCCTGGCTCGAAATATGGTCCTCCTGGGAGCGTACATAGAAAAAGTAACACCCATTCCAGCCGAATTGATAGAGGAAGAAATCAGCAAAAGGTTTCAAAATAATAATAAATTACAGGAGCTTAATATAGCAGCCTTCAGAGAAGGGATTAAGATAGCAACAAACCTCTAGAAAAAATTTATGATTTTTTAAACAAGCCTTAAGTATTGTTCAGAAATGCCAGCACTAAGATTAGGAATAAAACTTCACTTATCTCATTGATAGCGCCAAAGGTGTCTCCTGTGATACCTCCAATTTTGACCTTTAGAAATCTAGCCAAACCTAATGTAACTATGCCAATAGCAATCATTATAATTATCCCTTTTATCCCCAAGAGCGCAAAGGATACTAACATAGCACTGACTGAAGCAAATATAAAGTCTCTTTTCCTTAGATAAGCAGTAAAGGGTGACCCAATACCCTCTGTTGACCTGGCGTACTGAGAGAAGAGTGGAAGTTCTACCATAGACCACCTGCCAATCACTGGCATAACGACCAAAATCTGATTCTTAATTTCATACGGGATATTCATGAGGAGAGTATATTTCAATAATAGTGTCATTGTTAAACCAACAACCCCTATGGCACCTGTATTGCTGTCGCGCATTATATGAAGAATTTCCTTCTTAGAATTCCCCCCGGCCAAGCCATCTATAGTATCAGCCAGACCATCGAGATGCAGGGCACCTGTAAAGACTATCAGTATAGTTATCAAGATGCCATCTACTGCAGGAGCGGGTAAGATACGCAAGAGTAATATATTAAAGAGGATTAAGATAAGCCCGAGAACCAATCCAACCATGGGAAAGTATCCCATAGATCTTCCGAGTTCTTCAGGCTCTATTTGAATGTTTCTGGAAAGGCGAACAATTGTCAGGAACTGCAGAGCAATAACAAACCGTTTCATTATTATCTTATTGCTTCTTCAACATTGACGTCCCCAAAGGTAGCCATCTCGGTCAAGATCTTTACCCCGGCATCCACCAGAGTAATTCCCAATGCTGCGCCAGTTCCTTCACCCAGTCTGAGAGATAAATCTAACATTGGCTCTAACCCTATTCTGTCAAGCATTATATTATGTCCAGGCTCTGCTGATGCATGGGAGGCAAAGATATAGGACTTAATTAAAGGGTTAATCTCAGTAGCTATTAATGCGCCAGCAGTTGAAATAAAACCATCAACTACTGCTGGAACTCTATTAGCTGCTGCCCCAATAATAAGACCTGCAATTCCAGCAATCTCAAATCCACCCAGCTTTGCCAGGACGTCCAGAGGATCCCTTGGGTTCGGATTGTTAACGCTTATAGACTTCTCAATTGCCCCCATCTTTCTCATAAGGGTTTGATCATCTATCCCTGTGCCTCTGCCTGTGATCCTACTCAAAGGTTCACCGGTTATTGCTGCCAGGATTGCACTGCTAGCTGTCGTGTTTCCAATGCCCATGTCTCCGGTACCAAAAATATCGGCGCCACCAGCGGCATACTCATTAGCAATATCGATACCTACATTTATAGCATTTATTGCTTCTTCCATTGTCATTGCCGGCCTTTTTGACATATTTTTAGTTCCCCGGGCAATCTTTCTGATAAGCAACCCGTTTGCTGGTTCAAAGTCATGGTCCACTCCAATATCAACCACTACAACTTCAGCGCCTATGTGTCTGGCCAGCACATTTACCCCGGCACCTCCTGTTATAAAATTAAGCACCATTTGTCCTGTAACCTCTTTTGGAAAGGCACTAATTCCCTCCTCTACTATTCCATGATCACCGGCAAAGGTAAAAATAAACTTGCTTTTAATCTTTGGATTAAGATTCCTGGTTATAGCTACGTATTTTTTTGCAAAATCCTCCAACCTTCCAAGGCTCCCCTTAGGCTTTGTGAGATTATCCAGCCTTTCTTGTGCTTTTTGGAATAATTCTTCCTTTAAGGGTTCAATCTTCGCCAAAGTATCTTTTAGCTTTTGCATGCTAAATCTCCCTCTATCACTTTATTTTTACAGGTAACCCCGATATTATAAAATAAACTGAACCGGCCATATTCGCCAGCATTTGATTTGTCTTACCAGAGATATCTCTAAATAACCGTGCCATCCTGTTTTCCGGAACTATCCCCATCCCTACCTCGTTGGAGACAACAATAAGACGGGAATCAATTTTTTTACACACACCTATTAATTTCTCAACATCATCCATTACATTCTTTTCATCATTTTTGTATAGATGCAAGAGATTAGAGACCCAAAGAGTTATGCAGTCTACCAAAACTACTGTGTATTTTCCCCTTATTCCACTAAAAATCCCCGGTAGATCAATGGGTTCCTCTATGGTATCCCAACCTCGTCCCCTTTCCTCCTGATGCCTTTTTATTCTCTCTTTCATCTCATCATCCAGAGGTTCAGCAGTAGCGATATAAGCTCGGGGGCTGCTAATTGAGTTGGCGAGATTGTAGGCAAAAGTACTCTTCCCGCTCCGTGCTCCACCTGTTACAAAGATTATTTCATGGCTCATATTAATAAGAAGCTCTATAATAGGCCAGCACTTTTGTCAATGTTTTTTTAGGACGCGTTAATCAATAAGATGACAGAATATGTGGGATGTATAAAGAGATATATTGAGTTGTTACCGGAGAGTGGTAACTTTCTTCTGGAGCAAACGTTAGCAGAATTTTTGGGGTGCTTATTTAAAAAATCTTTTTCTTAATATGGGATATCTCCTGGTCAAGGGCAGTAATGCTGCAAGCACAAGTCTCTTCCCATATTTGATATATAAGGTCTGCATACTTGTTGGCATCATCCTCAGTTAAACCATGATCTTCCATTATCTGGCCAGCCATGGACTCCACGAATTCTTCCCTGTCCTGTAATATAATTTCTTTCTTTGCCTTCCTGAATATCTTAGAAAAAATATCTTTTGCATTATCAAATTTCTTAAAAAAATCCAGATTTATACCTTTTTCTTCCATGTCAAATCCCCCCAAAGTTCAAGTATTCAAAAATCCTTAGCCCCAAGGCACTACCATGTATGGGAGATTACGTCATGTTTGCATACACTTCGGCAGTTCACCTCATTTTTACTACACCCCGGGTTAAAACCCAGGCATACATAGCTAACCTTGCTCTTTACCTTATCTCTCACTTTTACAACTACATCCCCGTAATCATCTTCGGCAAGTTCGAGTACATTTTGGGGACAGGCAGGAACACATTCCCCACAGCCGTCACACTTATCAGTGTCTATTACAATATAATATTCTCCACTGCCGTCTGTATACCCATAGTTAATTATCATGGCATCCTCCCTTCAGTGATAATTCCTTTGAGGCTCTGCAAAAATGCTCCTGGGAGCAAATGCATAAATTTTTCAGGGAACCCGCCTTAACAAGCGTAATGTACCTCCATCTGTATGAAGCTACATCCTGCTTCTTTCTTCCATAAGTGCGGAGGTTATGTCTCCTGCCTCACCTATCATGTATATCCTGCCTTTGCCTATCCTCGATATCTTCCTCATAAGCTCCGGATTGGCTGACTCCTCATTGAT is a genomic window of Thermodesulfobacteriota bacterium containing:
- the cobS gene encoding adenosylcobinamide-GDP ribazoletransferase, whose translation is MKRFVIALQFLTIVRLSRNIQIEPEELGRSMGYFPMVGLVLGLILILFNILLLRILPAPAVDGILITILIVFTGALHLDGLADTIDGLAGGNSKKEILHIMRDSNTGAIGVVGLTMTLLLKYTLLMNIPYEIKNQILVVMPVIGRWSMVELPLFSQYARSTEGIGSPFTAYLRKRDFIFASVSAMLVSFALLGIKGIIIMIAIGIVTLGLARFLKVKIGGITGDTFGAINEISEVLFLILVLAFLNNT
- the cobT gene encoding nicotinate-nucleotide--dimethylbenzimidazole phosphoribosyltransferase yields the protein MQKLKDTLAKIEPLKEELFQKAQERLDNLTKPKGSLGRLEDFAKKYVAITRNLNPKIKSKFIFTFAGDHGIVEEGISAFPKEVTGQMVLNFITGGAGVNVLARHIGAEVVVVDIGVDHDFEPANGLLIRKIARGTKNMSKRPAMTMEEAINAINVGIDIANEYAAGGADIFGTGDMGIGNTTASSAILAAITGEPLSRITGRGTGIDDQTLMRKMGAIEKSISVNNPNPRDPLDVLAKLGGFEIAGIAGLIIGAAANRVPAVVDGFISTAGALIATEINPLIKSYIFASHASAEPGHNIMLDRIGLEPMLDLSLRLGEGTGAALGITLVDAGVKILTEMATFGDVNVEEAIR
- a CDS encoding thiamine pyrophosphate-dependent enzyme; translation: MEEKWIAGTPRLWRDIPVIIPFCPGCQHGTAVKALCEVIDELDMEGNSVLVVGVGCYTMASVLVNADSIMVAHGRPCDVASAMKRILGKDTIVITWQGDGDALAIGCEPTIHAAARSEKITTFMINNGNYGTTGGQLAPTTVMGQVTTTTPFGRNQDQGYPIQATEFIGSLKGVAYSARGAFTSPANYKKTKKYMKKALEKQRDGVGYSFVEILSTCPANWHLSPKESLKRIEEEVIPEFPLGEFKDVDKIE
- a CDS encoding 2-oxoacid:acceptor oxidoreductase family protein — translated: MKEALSKRHDVIIAGIGGTGSMIIGQILASAAVSEYRYVLWNPSMTTARRGAPADCTVILSDDEIASPLLFGAQTIVMTESSRLKVFEDRVLPDGLIIMESVGKNGSLERSDIKVLEIPGIETAARLGNALARNMVLLGAYIEKVTPIPAELIEEEISKRFQNNNKLQELNIAAFREGIKIATNL
- the cobU gene encoding bifunctional adenosylcobinamide kinase/adenosylcobinamide-phosphate guanylyltransferase, producing the protein MSHEIIFVTGGARSGKSTFAYNLANSISSPRAYIATAEPLDDEMKERIKRHQEERGRGWDTIEEPIDLPGIFSGIRGKYTVVLVDCITLWVSNLLHLYKNDEKNVMDDVEKLIGVCKKIDSRLIVVSNEVGMGIVPENRMARLFRDISGKTNQMLANMAGSVYFIISGLPVKIK
- a CDS encoding 4Fe-4S binding protein — encoded protein: MIINYGYTDGSGEYYIVIDTDKCDGCGECVPACPQNVLELAEDDYGDVVVKVRDKVKSKVSYVCLGFNPGCSKNEVNCRSVCKHDVISHTW